A region of Sulfurimonas sp. DNA encodes the following proteins:
- the rplR gene encoding 50S ribosomal protein L18: MNAKVLKNKVANRLKRKRRIRAKISGCASLPRVSVFRSNRYISVQAIDDVTATTLCGLNSKETGHKANKEGAAAFGAAFAAALNEAKISEVVFDRNGYQYHGVIAEFGDALRANEIKF; encoded by the coding sequence ATGAATGCAAAAGTATTAAAAAATAAAGTAGCTAATCGTTTAAAGCGTAAGCGTCGTATTCGTGCAAAAATATCTGGTTGTGCTTCACTTCCTCGTGTTTCTGTATTTAGATCAAACCGTTATATAAGCGTACAAGCTATAGATGATGTTACTGCAACAACTTTGTGTGGACTAAACTCGAAAGAAACGGGTCATAAAGCAAATAAAGAAGGTGCTGCTGCATTTGGAGCTGCATTTGCTGCTGCTTTAAATGAAGCTAAGATTTCTGAAGTTGTATTTGATCGTAATGGTTACCAATATCACGGCGTAATTGCTGAATTTGGTGATGCACTTCGTGCAAACGAAATTAAGTTCTAG